The Armatimonadota bacterium genome contains a region encoding:
- a CDS encoding beta-lactamase family protein produces the protein MKANRVTVFAALFCMPLAATAEVNATEINQIAADWQRVCGAPGSAVGIVQDGKLIYSQGFGVMSLATQQRPDKRTSFLIGSLTKQFAAGGIILLKREGKVKLDDPITKYIPSAPSSWSDITLNHLLHHTSGLFNYTDIAVSMISPKPFTLSDVIKVTSGQKRKTKPGEAFEYCNTGYYLLGSVIEAVTKKPYFDYLNTKIFKPLGMSRTYIYRRSIPRPYEAIGYSDAPNRFLPPNEVTPGAAGNLASTVEDLAKWDAALYGNDLFTKEEKALMWTPFTLNSGAKSDYGMGWGVGNEGDLPVVEHGGGIPGFTTYIKRFLNEKTTIIVLKNSMNGSSPSDLVTQISLRIIPKLAKLSEGIPDDNTQLTARTLNFARSLIANNPDRSQMSDEANKGLTPQLVRQVSQQFEPYGPLSKLTLLKRESTNGTIISTYLATFPTVSLKLMVSVNSEGKFAGIRFLPFP, from the coding sequence ATGAAAGCTAACAGAGTGACTGTATTCGCCGCGCTATTTTGCATGCCTTTGGCGGCTACTGCGGAGGTCAATGCAACTGAAATCAACCAAATCGCTGCGGACTGGCAAAGGGTCTGTGGTGCGCCAGGAAGCGCGGTTGGAATCGTTCAAGACGGCAAGCTGATCTATTCCCAAGGCTTTGGCGTGATGTCTCTGGCTACCCAACAAAGGCCGGATAAGCGCACCTCGTTTTTGATTGGTTCTCTCACAAAGCAATTTGCTGCTGGCGGGATCATTCTGCTGAAGAGGGAGGGCAAGGTGAAACTCGATGACCCAATCACCAAATACATCCCATCGGCGCCATCGAGCTGGAGCGATATCACGCTCAATCACTTGTTGCACCACACCAGCGGATTATTCAATTACACCGACATTGCGGTGTCCATGATCTCGCCGAAGCCATTCACCTTGAGCGATGTTATCAAAGTCACTTCTGGACAAAAGCGAAAGACCAAGCCCGGTGAAGCCTTTGAATACTGCAACACCGGTTACTACCTTCTTGGCTCGGTCATCGAAGCGGTGACCAAGAAGCCGTACTTCGATTACCTAAATACAAAGATTTTCAAGCCACTTGGCATGAGCCGAACTTACATCTACCGGCGATCCATACCACGTCCGTACGAAGCGATTGGCTATTCGGATGCTCCCAATCGATTTTTGCCGCCCAACGAAGTGACGCCGGGTGCCGCAGGAAATTTGGCAAGCACCGTCGAAGACCTCGCGAAGTGGGACGCGGCTCTTTATGGCAACGACTTGTTCACCAAAGAAGAAAAGGCTCTCATGTGGACTCCATTCACCCTTAATTCGGGCGCAAAATCTGACTATGGAATGGGTTGGGGGGTTGGAAATGAAGGCGATCTGCCTGTCGTTGAACATGGAGGCGGAATCCCTGGATTCACCACGTATATCAAGCGATTTTTGAATGAGAAAACCACGATCATCGTGCTAAAGAACTCGATGAACGGCTCATCTCCTTCTGATTTGGTGACTCAAATTTCGCTGAGAATCATCCCCAAATTGGCGAAGTTATCTGAAGGCATTCCGGATGACAACACCCAGCTTACGGCGAGAACTTTGAACTTTGCGCGCTCTCTGATCGCGAACAATCCAGACCGCTCTCAAATGAGTGATGAAGCCAACAAAGGGCTGACGCCACAACTTGTACGCCAGGTTTCACAACAGTTTGAGCCCTATGGTCCGCTCAGCAAACTGACCTTGCTGAAGCGTGAATCAACAAATGGCACGATCATTAGCACCTATCTCGCCACATTTCCAACTGTTAGCCTAAAGTTGATGGTTTCAGTGAATTCCGAAGGGAAATTTGCAGGAATTCGGTTTTTGCCGTTCCCTTAA
- a CDS encoding VanW family protein, with translation MKILAGIVVAVATVSGGALAVGASQHSPVIPQGTVIGVVPVGGLSPEEGRKRLRLWWEGERTAQIKLTSKKVDVGSGGRVDELGLYLDDEASIKQIQLDGFWEDTKRKVGIDQSKSKFPIIFGVREEKIKALSAKIDSQKREMSPARVTLVAGKINRTYENAGIALDAESYRTALQDAFLNKIPEIEVPLKEGAKKVPDEELEKIIETASTFTTHFPASNRPRCANIKRASEIIDGLVLMPGEQFAFNTVVGKRTVARGFKEAGVYVNGRHDTGVGGGICQVSTTLYNALLMGDFKIVKRSNHSLPVAYVPVGRDATVSFPNPDLVFENNKDYPIALDCTYSPGTLTFNILGIKEKGLKVEIIRGKQTTWSRGTEYKHDPSLPFGKVVLIDRGGAAHKINTWRYVYKDGKLVRKEDLGTSYYPGSPRLYGKNMRAKAPAARPSATPTPAPTAEPSTPSAPDPNQ, from the coding sequence GTGAAAATTCTGGCTGGTATTGTGGTGGCGGTAGCCACGGTTTCGGGAGGTGCGTTGGCCGTTGGGGCATCGCAACACTCTCCTGTCATCCCGCAGGGAACGGTGATTGGCGTCGTTCCTGTCGGTGGTCTTTCGCCGGAAGAAGGCCGCAAACGATTGCGACTTTGGTGGGAAGGCGAGCGAACAGCGCAAATCAAGCTAACCAGCAAGAAGGTGGATGTGGGTTCTGGTGGTCGTGTGGATGAACTCGGGCTTTACCTCGACGATGAAGCCAGCATCAAACAGATTCAACTCGACGGATTTTGGGAGGACACCAAACGCAAGGTCGGCATTGATCAATCTAAGTCCAAGTTTCCGATTATCTTCGGAGTTCGAGAAGAGAAGATCAAAGCGCTCAGCGCGAAAATCGATTCCCAGAAGCGCGAGATGTCTCCTGCACGAGTGACTTTGGTCGCAGGGAAGATCAATCGCACCTACGAAAATGCAGGCATCGCACTGGATGCTGAGTCGTACCGAACAGCCTTGCAAGACGCCTTTTTGAACAAGATTCCTGAGATCGAGGTTCCACTGAAGGAAGGCGCCAAGAAAGTGCCGGACGAAGAACTCGAGAAGATCATCGAAACGGCATCGACCTTCACGACCCATTTTCCAGCCTCGAATCGACCACGCTGCGCCAACATCAAGCGCGCCAGTGAAATCATCGACGGTTTGGTTTTGATGCCTGGAGAGCAGTTCGCCTTCAACACAGTCGTTGGCAAGCGGACTGTGGCCAGAGGATTTAAGGAAGCTGGCGTGTATGTCAATGGTCGCCACGATACCGGTGTGGGCGGCGGCATCTGCCAAGTGAGCACGACGCTTTACAATGCTCTTTTGATGGGCGATTTCAAGATCGTCAAACGATCGAATCACTCACTGCCCGTGGCATATGTTCCAGTCGGCAGAGATGCTACAGTGAGCTTCCCGAATCCTGATTTGGTGTTCGAAAACAACAAGGATTACCCGATCGCCCTGGATTGCACCTATAGTCCCGGCACGCTGACCTTCAACATTTTAGGAATCAAAGAGAAGGGGCTGAAAGTCGAGATCATTCGCGGAAAGCAAACCACATGGTCGCGAGGAACAGAATACAAGCACGATCCTTCGTTACCGTTCGGAAAGGTGGTACTCATCGACCGTGGAGGCGCAGCGCATAAGATTAACACTTGGCGTTACGTCTATAAGGACGGCAAGCTCGTTCGCAAAGAAGATCTGGGCACCAGCTATTATCCGGGATCGCCTAGGCTGTACGGCAAAAATATGCGGGCAAAGGCTCCGGCGGCTCGGCCTTCAGCCACACCTACCCCTGCGCCCACTGCTGAACCGAGCACTCCCTCAGCGCCTGACCCGAATCAATAA